One window of the Eucalyptus grandis isolate ANBG69807.140 chromosome 8, ASM1654582v1, whole genome shotgun sequence genome contains the following:
- the LOC104456720 gene encoding GATA transcription factor 16: MKVVDRHCVECRTTRTPMWRGGPAGPRSLCNACGIKYRKRSRGLLGADKKGFKNTPAAAAAATNNDRIEGGLADMVKQGLVNPAAKTESEKNRAMTGEMRWRLREEEEAAILLMALSCDVFG; the protein is encoded by the exons atgaaagttGTGGACAGGCACTGCGTGGAGTGTCGCACCACGCGAACCCCGATGTGGCGAGGCGGCCCTGCCGGTCCTCGG TCCCTGTGCAACGCGTGTGGGATCAAGTACAGGAAAAGGAGCAGGGGATTGCTGGGCGCGGACAAGAAGGGCTTCAAGAACacacccgccgccgccgccgccgccaccaacAACGACAGAATCGAGGGAGGGCTGGCGGACATGGTGAAGCAGGGGTTGGTAAATCCCGCCGCGAAAACAGAGTCCGAGAAAAACAGAGCAATGACCGGCGAGATGAGGTGGAGGTtgcgagaggaagaagaggcggCCATACTCTTGATGGCTCTCTCCTGCGATGTCTTCGGTTGA
- the LOC104456721 gene encoding uncharacterized protein LOC104456721 — MRSRLVAIAGSSYRAATGYRRREAARRGLASVSAGRTADPDVHAKERESEVKPAVFSGEPEETRKVYEPDPKPAMKRDVEPEHPKARGDSEPFAPPRPPHSTSPRLQSTPVNNPVEPNYQQKRNKAPATPLENVSCAGLDGSPWPEGDEQNRSRGNRGEADEDDREYFAHHKASPLSEIKFADTRKPITRATDGTADSASYGGAPDVVGWRPEQLDTAEEALMRAARIWKESAMRGDPDAPQSRVLRALRGEV; from the exons ATGCGATCGAGGTTAGTGGCCATCGCCGGGAGCTCTTACAGAGCCGCGACCGGATACCGTCGCCGTGAAGCCGCGAGGCGAGGGCTTGCGTCGGTGTCGGCCGGTCGCACGGCCGATCCCGACGTCCAcgcgaaagagagagaatctgAAGTGAAGCCCGCCGTTTTCTCCGGAGAGCCGGAG GAAACTAGGAAAGTGTATGAGCCTGACCCTAAACCAGCAATGAAGCGAGACGTGGAACCGGAGCACCCCAAAGCCAGGGGCGACTCCGAGCCGTTCGCGCCGCCCAGGCCGCCCCACTCCACCTCGCCGAGGCTCCAGAGTACCCCTGTGAACAACCCCGTCGAACCCAATTACCAGCAGAAACGGAACAAAGCGCCCGCCACGCCGCTTGAAAACGTGAGCTGCGCGGGGCTGGATGGCTCGCCGTGGCCGGAAGGCGATGAACAGAACCGATCGCGGGGGAACAGAGGAGAAGCGGATGAGGACGACAGGGAGTATTTCGCGCACCACAAGGCTTCGCCACTGTCGGAGATAAAGTTTGCCGACACGAGGAAGCCGATCACGAGGGCAACGGACGGGACGGCGGACTCGGCGAGCTACGGGGGAGCGCCGGACGTGGTGGGGTGGAGACCGGAGCAGCTGGACACGGCCGAGGAGGCGCTGATGCGGGCGGCGAGGATCTGGAAGGAGTCGGCGATGAGGGGGGACCCCGATGCTCCGCAGTCCAGGGTGCTCAGGGCTCTTCGTGGTGAAGTATGA
- the LOC104456722 gene encoding uncharacterized protein LOC104456722 — MMSNATLISEDQAGSSPPADSERLVKVKSSHKVASPTEDPGLLEREAPEEQRARRKTRRLSQVETPEALKKATRKRKATAPEVGGRDGGKMKRLSEVKTPEGFKNGNKKRTKKATATVTAAAVKRKSLKRASSSKPAKKGRK, encoded by the coding sequence ATGATGAGCAACGCAACCCTCATCTCGGAGGACCAGGCAGGTTCGAGCCCGCCCGCAGATTCGGAGCGGCTCGTGAAGGTGAAGAGCTCCCACAAGGTGGCGTCACCGACGGAGGATCCAGGGCTCCTGGAAAGAGAGGCCCCGGAGGAGCAGAGGGCCAGGAGGAAGACGAGGAGGCTGAGCCAGGTGGAGACGCCGGAAGCTCTGAAGAAGGCGACGAGGAAGAGGAAGGCGACGGCGCCAGAGGTCGGTGGTCGTGACGGCGGGAAGATGAAGCGGTTGAGCGAGGTGAAGACGCCCGAGGGGTTCAAGAACGGGAACAAGAAGAGGACCAAgaaggcgacggcgacggtgacGGCGGCGGCAGTGAAGAGGAAGAGCTTGAAGAGAGCGAGCTCTTCAAAGCCAGCGAAGAAGGGTAGGAAGTAA
- the LOC104456723 gene encoding uncharacterized protein LOC104456723, with protein MEGASVSAYKSLRGYWKRRSYRRLDGSGNRRRMRVVELGSTRRRRRWSWRIKISPKLRRLSSPKKLLLWPKKFLIWLRDGYVKMMLRFADSRVCGMYGSSVTDAGLSAFGRQPPKEYDQRVILEVYKALMAAQAKAVTTAAPKRVQLAAISEE; from the coding sequence ATGGAAGGTGCGTCCGTGAGTGCGTACAAGAGCCTGAGGGGATACTGGAAGAGGAGGAGCTACCGGAGGCTAGACGGGTCGGGCAACCGGCGCCGCATGCGGGTGGTGGAGCTGGGCTCGACCCGGCGGAGGCGGCGCTGGTCCTGGCGGATCAAGATCTCGCCGAAGCTCCGCCGCCTCAGCTCCCCCAAGAAGCTGCTGCTCTGGCCCAAGAAGTTCTTGATCTGGCTCCGCGACGGCTACGTGAAGATGATGCTGCGCTTCGCCGATTCGCGGGTGTGCGGCATGTACGGCTCCTCGGTCACCGACGCCGGGCTGAGCGCGTTCGGGCGGCAGCCGCCGAAGGAGTACGACCAGCGGGTGATCCTGGAGGTGTACAAGGCCCTGATGGCGGCGCAGGCAAAGGCCGTCACCACAGCCGCGCCGAAACGGGTCCAACTGGCGGCGATCAGCGAGGAATGA